From the Brassica napus cultivar Da-Ae chromosome A8, Da-Ae, whole genome shotgun sequence genome, one window contains:
- the LOC106436190 gene encoding GDSL esterase/lipase 22-like yields MAGKCNLASVLGGFLVLTLLHNLLNVSGQNIPAVALFTFGDSNFDAGNKQTLTKANVAQGFWPYGKSRDDPNGKFSDGFITPDFVAKFMGIPIPIPAALKPNVNVSRGASFAVADATLLGAPVESLTLNQQVRKFNQMKAENWNDDFIKKSVFMIYIGANDYLNFTKNNPNADASAQQAFVTSVTNKLKNDISLLYSSGASKFVIQTLAPLGCLPIVRQDYNTGMDQCHELLNNLAKQHNEKIGPMLNELARTPGFQFTVFDFYSVILRRTQRPSNYRFFVTNASCCGVGTHNAYGCGLPNVHSKLCEYQRSYLFFDGRHNTEKAQESFGHLLFGADPNVIQPMNVRELIVYPVDEPMSEVWLPTTSAMVQASDSSSSASRGYEFY; encoded by the exons ATGGCAGGCAAGTGTAATTTAGCGAGTGTTCTAGGGGGATTTTTGGTATTGACACTGTTACACAACCTGCTCAACGTTTCCGGTCAAAATATCCCGGCGGTGGCTTTGTTTACCTTCGGTGACTCCAACTTCGACGCCGGAAACAAACAGACTCTCACCAAAGCAAACGTTGCCCAAGGTTTCTGGCCGTACGGTAAATCTAGAGATGACCCTAATGGCAAATTCTCCGACGGTTTCATCACTCCTGACTTCGTCG CAAAATTCATGGGGATTCCGATCCCAATCCCGGCAGCGCTTAAACCGAACGTCAATGTCTCACGTGGAGCTAGCTTCGCCGTTGCTGATGCTACTCTTCTCGGAGCTCCGGTTGAATCT ctgACTCTGAATCAACAAGTGAGGAAATTTAACCAAATGAAAGCAGAAAACTGGAATGATGACTTCATCAAGAAGTCAGTGTTTATGATATACATTGGTGCAAACGACTACTTGAATTTTACCAAGAACAACCCTAACGCCGATGCATCTGCTCAACAAGCTTTCGTCACTTCCGTGACCAACAAGTTAAAGAATGATATCAGCTTGCTGTATTCATCAGGAGCTAGTAAGTTTGTGATCCAAACCCTAGCACCATTAGGTTGCTTACCTATAGTAAGACAAGATTACAACACCGGAATGGATCAATGCCACGAACTTCTCAACAACTTGGCTAAACAACACAACGAAAAAATCGGACCGATGTTGAACGAATTGGCTCGAACTCCTGGTTTCCAATTTACCGTCTTCGATTTCTACAGTGTCATTCTTCGTAGGACGCAGAGACCCTCCAACTACA GGTTCTTCGTGACGAATGCATCGTGCTGCGGTGTTGGGACACACAATGCTTATGGTTGCGGTTTACCTAATGTGCACTCCAAGCTATGCGAGTACCAACGATCTTACTTATTCTTCGATGGACGTCACAATACCGAGAAGGCACAAGAAAGTTTTGGTCATCTTCTTTTTGGAGCCGATCCAAATGTGATCCAACCAATGAATGTCCGCGAGCTCATTGTTTACCCAGTCGATGAGCCTATGAGCGAGGTTTGGTTACCTACAACGTCAGCCATGGTCCAAGCCAGCGACTCTAGCTCGTCAGCAAGCCGTGGTTACGAGTTCTACTGA